The genomic interval TTAATTAACATTCATTAACAACTTGCTTTAAAAAATAGAGGATggatacgtacggtcacgagtactaatatatatacactttgaaaccatgtcacattaacttttttgacaaattaaaccgtaagtctcattaaatgtcaaatatgatagaacgacaaggttctaaagtgggtacctacatgattttgctcatgactcatgactgtacgtggtTAGGATGCGTTACGTACGTCGTCCACGACTACGCTCTCGCCTTCGATTTTCGCTGCTTGCTACGTGTACTCAGGCGCATCAGAAAGCTCTTTCTAGAAAAGGttgataattgggtcgtgtactaggttcaagataaattatgaaattctgattaagtactaaataaagacagatctaaaaccaacgttttttttttctatttaacttatttatgaatttcaatcacgaaaaacgtaaaaataactCGGACTATTTATCACATTTCTCTattgacgtcacaatgtgccgtttcatacaaattccatagtaatttggtgttttgacgtttagtaaaaagtaactgatttgactagttggaaactagcctattgaccACTACACTTTAAGAACACAAAGTTATTGAGTATAGAGAACAAATTCTGTGAGGAACCTATTAAAAAtttgacatacttacataccgtggtagagactatggaattccgtttacaatcgtttcatacacgcgcgccggttcaggGTACTAACATATTTTAAATTGGTCTAAATAATGTActcagtacttacctatttgtttACGACTCAGATAAGGCGAAAGTTGAAAAACCTATGTTTTATTAGTTAGTTATAACTTCCAGTATAACGGAAAAAAACAACTCACATCCCATCAGGGTGAACAAAACCCAAGGTCACCAGAAGACAACCAGCAGACACAATTGGTGCTGTAGTTGTGAAGCTGGATATCCTTGCCTTAGTGAAAACTATGTAAGCGTCTTTTTAAAAAGCTCCTCCTGATATGTATAGACAATACGAACGAACTAAGGAGACTGGTaccgagacaaaccgtattgtggtttaacggtatcagtggtttacctaactatgtaatactttaatgataatatataaaaataaaaaaaaaaataaaaaataggacaagctagttttaaattgtggtctcaatttatACTCGGATTGAAATGAATAAGTATTAGTGACAGGTCGTTGTCATCTAATtgcttaagtatataaaaatattatcttagaaacgaatttacaaaataaaataaataagtacagttGATTTATAAAGTCAATATCCCGATCCCTTCAATGAGCATCgtcaatttattataaaatgcaactcttttgtttggtaagataCATTTTAAGATATACCCAATAATATTAAGCACAATTTCCTTAAAGACAgtattgtttactttttttgtaaatatcgcGAATCGAATCGCGTGGTGGACTTTAAAAAATACACCTACtgtattaaaaactaaaacttaatataataagtacgacTAATTCGGCATTTTTTAAGGAATCAACGATGAACAAACACTCTCGtgtatacttacattatattcttattattaattaaaatgtagACCACAGCACAATCTTGGCAAATAGGCAAATAGGTTTTCACTTTTCCAAGCCCAATCAAGGAACCCTTAACTTCGCTAAAAAGTGAAAACAAAACAGTAGctctattttaaaaaaatctatgtCACCTATCGACatcaataaattatacaaaGGGACCCAGTATCGCGCCCTGTGGCAGTCGCATTAAAATTCAACATGTCCGCTCAGGATGCATACGGTGGCTGCCTAGCGTGCCTTCCATACCCTCCTGACCCACAATCGTCACATTATCACGGATTGACACTCATACCGAACGATTATATGGCTCTTATGGCATGAAAGTGTCATTAGAATGCTTTCGACAAATCATTTTCGGCCGTCACTCCAGAATGTTTTGTTATACCTTCGTAACAAAGTTGACAATGCAACTCAATCTATGTCGAGAGCGATAAAGGTTAATCTGTCGATTTGTATTTATGCGTTCGGACATAATAGGCAAGTAATTCGGGTGATTGTTTTCGTATTACCGTCACGGATGTGCGGAATGTAAATAATCTCCTAGGTGTTACCTAATACGAAAGAAACCTGAAAACCGTAATAATGGAAACATTGAATGTATTCACAGTATGTGCAGATTTATGTAACAAGACTtatttaaaaactcaaaattactTCGAGTCGCATGGTAACATGTTATCAACCCAtcgcctaaataaataaatatgaatgcaataaaatattaataaaaccgAGAggcttcagcgttccccatttgtccgaccaagtagtaaatgatgtctgtggcaaatctacgaAATATCACGACAAAAACAGAAGACTAAATAATACAACACTTTACTTATAAactactactaaaactaaataattaggtacctaattataaaacatatttaacaaAATGCATGCAGGGAGGGACATCAAGACAATTTTCGCGCCAAAACTCCATCCCGGCAGTTATCAAACGGAAGTGAAACAGCAATTTCACAGCCGGACACGATAGCGGATGCAAATGACGGACGCCGTGCGCATACAAAATGGCCGGGATGCAACCACCCTTATTGCATAATGTAGATTGGGTAAGTAGATACACTCGAGCTTTTTGCTAAAATCCGCACGTATGGCACTTTCTAGACGAAATAAGTGATACGCTTACGTAATGTCGGTAACGCTAAAtgggaaataaaaacaaacaatacaaatgTTTTAGAACTTCGGCTTCTTTTGTGTGGATTGCAAGGTCGATGGGCGAATTGGGTCGtttaagttcaagataaattatgaaattctgattactagacagatctaaaactaacgaaaaacattttcttctttctatttaacttatttatgaattttaatcaaaaaaaacgtaataacatgtccgaatttttttttcaatgacgtcacCGTGTGCTTTTTCTTACACATTCCATTGTAAGTTTAAGtaagttttgacgtttagtaaaaagtaactgatttgactagtttgaaactagcctatttccgaacaccggaagtcaaatGTCACTACTGGCAcagcaaaaatatcctagaatcttttaggtttacttattactaattgaggggaggcctgtgcccagcagtgggacgtatataggctgtttatgttatgtatgttatgtatattactAATTATTCCAGTAAATTAGTAATTCCAGTAAATTGAGTCAATTGGAGGCTGTAGGAATTGttaaatctaaataatataaaaataatatgggTAAAATCCAACAAAAACCACCGGTGCCTAGCAGTTGGTCGTATAAtacagactgtttatgttatgttatgaataaaattcatataagtaatcatttgaaaattcatgaaagtcaacgaccttttttattacaaatggcTCATTTTCGTAAATTATATACTTGAAAACTTTTACAAGACCTACATACATTCTCATCATAAAGTAAACAGGTCAAGCATACATTTACAGTGCCTTAGGTACGCCTTCGACATCATTGGAATATGTTCTTCCAATATTTAAATACAACTTTTCATCTccacaataataattaacatcATCACATCTCTTAATAGTTTACATTAcagtaacatcatcatcagcccattaacgtactgctggggtacgggccttccctatggatggatagggagatcgggccttaaaccatcacgcgggcccagtgcggattgatggttattaacaactgctaatactgccgggaccaacggcttaacgtgccttccgaagcacggaggagctcgagatgaaaactttttttttgtggtcacccatcctatgaccggcctttgcgaaggttgcttaacttcaacaatcgcagaccgagcgcgttaaccgctgcgccaccgagctcctcattacaGTAACAATATGCctgaatatcaaaatttgccCAGGTAAATACGAGTATGATGTAAAAGCACGGAGCCACTCGCACATTTGGTATTAGTATGTATAGTGTAGTGGTGAGAGCTACCCGATCGTGCATAGTAATTACCTGACCTGATGATTTATTGATACAtgtggtaagtacttacctgcTGGAAGGAAGGACATCAGCGACTGTTAGTCATTGTCTATATGGTTTAAAAGGATCTAAGTACCGTGGACGTCGGTTCAATTtagcaacaatatttttatattttaatgctgTTCAAATCTGTTATTACAAATAGACAAAATCCGCGACTTGATACATTTGAAAACAAATGAAAGCCTGTCCAGCAGATAATCGTACTGCCACCGTCAGCAAGTGCTGAATGAAACACACTCTTAGTGTTGTGTTCTTACATTTGAGCAGAAAGTATCAAAGTATGAATTATCGCAATAATAAAACGAGgcaattctaaatttaaactaATTTCAAGTTGTTctaagaatataaaatattataagtaagtaccagtaaagttaaatttaaaataataaaaaaaaaatgtagatcataaaaagacacaaaatatttttacatgccaaagtaattaatacaacatattttacagacttatgattttattttaagaactcACTCTCACCACCGGGACTTTCTATGACAACAAACACTTTGGCCAAGTGCGAAAGCGATTCCTATGCAGAGCATGTTCCTGCGCCGCGTGCCTCGCCACTCAAAGGATTCCGTATAAAAACCAAGCCCATTCAAAAATTAAATCATTGTTACTCGATTAACCGGCGGGGCCGTACGTCTAATTAGAATTAACCTAATGACAGTGTGAAAAACTAACAatgaagtgtatatatatactcCTCCTGGCTTCTGCCGTCCTGGTACAAGGATATACCATTAAGGACAATGAGGTTGAAACGGCGAGGATCCAAACTAGTGATGATTTGCTGAACAGTGTTATTAGTGATTGTTTTGAAGCCGATTCTCCTATTTCATGTCTCAAAGTGAAGGTCCTATCATTCTTGGACACCAAGCTAGGAGTGACAGCGGAGTCTGCGAGGGCTTTGGACGAAAAGAACATTGATAAAGTGATCTTCGACCGCGTCGGGAGGGTTCTGAACACGAATGAATTCAGATTCCAACTGCCAGAGTTCCTGTTCCAAAGCGCTGAGGTGTCCTACAGGGCTGACAGAGGCTTCGATGTCGAATTCCCTGAAGCTGAGAACGAGAATGGAGAAGGTAGAAAGTTTTAGTTTGGcaaaaattacgttttttttctaattaggTTTTATTAAAAGACGAGATATTATAACACAGTTTGGTGATGCAAGCAAGGGGGTTTGCATGTGAtggtacaaaatattttatgccAATTTTAAACCTTAATCAGGTCATCATGATGTTTTAAGTAAagcattttagtttatttaattgACTACATCTACACTCTTCGAAaggtattttatctatttatctctAACTTTTTCATCAATCCTTATTCTTTCACAGCTAGAGGAATTCTGAAGAAGAAACTGCTGCTGCCAGTTCTTCTGCTCCTCAAGTTGAAGATGAAGGCGATCATGCCGATCCTGGTCACCCTCATCGGTATCAAGGCCGTGAAGGCACTCATCCTCAGCAAACTGGCCATCACGCTGGTCCTTGGATTCCTCATCTACAATTTGTTGCTTAAGAAAGGAGGTAAGGATGGAAATAAGAACTACCCTCATCATCTATCATTATGTCCTTTAGGTCCATTTGCCAATAAAACCATTTGGAATCAAAACCCAAGTCACTTATAAACTGATAAAAATTTAACCCGAAGGTATATCACAAAAGACAACAACTTCTTTATTAATTACCCAGAAGAATAGTAACGAGATCCTAACACGAACATTCACACACGCCCTTAGAAAAAATCTTGTCTCGCAGTGACTGGTATTGGTTCATTAGCAACAtcaattaaaaagttttaacaTCTTCCAGGTATGCCAATGATGATGGCTCCAGCAGACGCATCACCAGCGCCTCAGTACGGACCTCCCGCCTCCCAGTACGGCCCCCCTTCTACCCCCGCTGCCCCCCAGGACTCATACGGAAGCCCTGCTTGGGAGCCCTCCAACTCCGGCCCCTACGCTCGAGTTTGGGACCCTTCTCAGATGGCCTACAACTCTTATTACCCCGGAGACTCAAGTTCTTCGGCAGCTAGCAACCAGTCTCCAAGCTATTCCAGTGTAGCGTCAATCTCGTCGaccctttcatcatcatcatcctcaccCACCTATTAAACTCTGGCTACCCCATGTAAATAAACGGATAGCACCGTCCAGGGGGCCAGATCATGAAATTTTGAATGTTTCTCGAAAATTCTCTTTGGAAAATTCTCGAAAAATCTGGAAAGTTTTGGAAGTTTCTCAAGGCCTCCTGAGTACATGCCTGGCACTCAGTCCCTGTACATAGACGCACGCACGATTGGCTAGTGTTTAGGCCTAGTTATTTATTGacgatatttattattatttattgtatatgcAATAAAGAACTGTTGTTTGcgatttaaaaattatttattccttCATTATCTACAATAATAAAGCtaattatcataaaaaatatgaatttaaaatgaaaataaagagtATGACAGGTTGTAAACTTACTTAGTGGAAAGTTGACTGTCGCTAATGTACAGATGCCTTCAATAAATTAGCAATGATCTAAATATGGGAGTGCATGACATGAGTCGAAGAAACAACATACTAATTAAAGTAAAAGCAACGGacagaataaatatttatttaaataacaacaGCTATATACAACTATAGTTGAGGCAGTCTCTTTGAAGAGCGTTGCTTAAATGTAGAAAATTATTATGATGTTCTctcttaaaaatattatcattaataaCTATACCAGCTGTGATCGGTTTAACGTGTCTAATCTCTAATTTAACCTCTTTAAACTGTTCGTTTTGGTCAATCAGCCCCAAATGCTCATGGAGACGATGGTGGGGCCGAGCCCCGACAGTGCGATCCCCGAGAGGATGCCCGTGATCAGAATAGCGCCGCCGATCATGACCGCCTTGTGCACGTACTCAGGGTCTACTTTACTGCAATATGTATAAAAGGTGTAATTGATACCGTAACTACTattgaggggtatgattcagctcatgattctgagttaatatcaagttgaatttatcaaaagtatggaactgaaaatattttttcatgacttttgcgataaaaaattccactcgatattaactcacaatcactgtctgaatcatccttctcagttTTCGgcacgctgtcactaacacccttacaTACCCGTACGGCTACCTGCACGCGCTTGTACGGGGTCTAATTAggaccgtaacgaatactgagtgagATAATTTggctcatgattctgacttaatatcaagtgggttCTCTGTATTAATAGAGAAGCACGATTTGAAACCTAACGAAAGGTAAAAAGCCTAATTTGACATACCTACAACCATATGATATATAATGTAGGTATCGATAATCACAATTCAATCCTCGGTAATAAAGGTGGTAATAGCAAAacatgataattaataaataatttcgatAAAGAAACCCTACGTAATCTTTACCATATGGCAAATTCCCATAAACAACaaaaatcaggggggttaaaaaggccacatcaaagcaattctctaaaaaagcaatattgccatttgtaATTTCTTGACATATGTCCAATTACAATAGATGAATTGCCTCTATGTAGTCTGTTGATATTCTCATTAATAAAGTGACAAATAGCCAAGCATGAAAATAAGTAACTAATTTCGATAGGGAAACCCTATGTAATCTATAACATATATCTATCATAACATACATATCACAACATAtcataacatattatatatcttGGTTCTGCTCTATAATGTGCTGTATGACCCTCGTTCCCCTCCCTACTTAAAAGAACGTTTCCAGTTCCTAGGTAGCGACTGTTCTCGTGAACTTCGTTCGCGGACGGACAATGTGCTGAAGGCTCCTTTCTCAAGGTCTGGATACTACAAAGATTCCTTTACCGTAAAGTCCACGCACTTGTGGAATGATTTGCCTGCTGATATCAGGCATTCGAAGTCATTAGCTATATTCAAAACTAAACTTCACCATTTTTTCTTGGCTAAATCATCGTCTtgtaactaatattttatttttacttatatgtatcattgtatgtatatatagtatgtgtataatatatatatttagtagataagattgtgtatatatatataaaatgtgtctattgttttattttatgtatctgcgcgctacactgcagctgtacaaaatgtaccatatcctttgccgaaggttgtctggaagagatcgctcttagcgataaggccgcctttgcccaccttagaataagtttatcctgtaaatgttttgtgaatttgtgtgcaataaagtgttttattattattattatatctataaCCTATATACCATTTGAAGTTTTTACGATACCAAATTCCCATAAGCAATAAAATTCACATCCTTCACACTTACCCGCCAACATACATCATAGCGAGCGAGCTGAAGTGGCCAGAGGTCCACCCCAAGAGCACACTGAGCACCCAGTAGACAGCGTCGGAGGTGATGACGACTCGCATGGTGCGCGTCACTCCGGAAGGCTGGTAGTTGCACATCAGGAACAGAGGGATGAACGCGATACGGGACGTTGTCGCCACCCACAACCATCTGCGGGTTGGCTGAGGAAAATTTTGGAGATTAGACACATCTGTCATATCGGAGATCGGATCGGATATCAAGGTCTGTCTGATCGAAATGGGAGCAATAATGCAAGTCAAACTCTATATGACAAGCCACGGATACGTAATATCAACTTACATATTGAAAATAGTTTGCCGTAATGTTCCCGATGAGCGCGGTGAAGTTGAATGTGAGAAAACATGTCACCCGCACGAAATTGTCACCGAGGAAGTCACCCATCGAACGAATATCTGCAACGATATAAAAGATAggatgtatgtaggtactaagATAGGCGTAGAAGGTGACAGCTACTAGAAAAGATTTGATATCTATAAACGTATGGTGAGGTATTAAAATTtcagtttatgttataatgtgcCTTTTCTCGTCAATCTGAAAGTGTAGCATGTAGCACCACTTATTACACTATGTAGC from Pectinophora gossypiella chromosome 22, ilPecGoss1.1, whole genome shotgun sequence carries:
- the LOC126377173 gene encoding uncharacterized protein LOC126377173, with the protein product MKCIYILLLASAVLVQGYTIKDNEVETARIQTSDDLLNSVISDCFEADSPISCLKVKVLSFLDTKLGVTAESARALDEKNIDKVIFDRVGRVLNTNEFRFQLPEFLFQSAEVSYRADRGFDVEFPEAENENGEARGILKKKLLLPVLLLLKLKMKAIMPILVTLIGIKAVKALILSKLAITLVLGFLIYNLLLKKGGMPMMMAPADASPAPQYGPPASQYGPPSTPAAPQDSYGSPAWEPSNSGPYARVWDPSQMAYNSYYPGDSSSSAASNQSPSYSSVASISSTLSSSSSSPTY